The following proteins come from a genomic window of Nostoc sp. ATCC 53789:
- a CDS encoding family 16 glycoside hydrolase, with translation MPLQKLAKFLNPSGEPVIAPGGIQDTSFNRDALSRFVCNTLDEALAAVPGGFDVIVVGSGMYGAYFATDIYNKTKNFGSGRPRPKILVLQEGPFLIHEHFQNLPLGLGGLYELPLASLLPEGQYRIINANGTSEGQGVPFGRDFAGKFRPHHRCVGGKGLFWGGWSPSLTTADLVQWPNSVSAFLKSEQGYDFITQEIGADYDIDRRGKEEDFIYGGLYEALLKRSRKLTPFNIPVDSYSIDRVLQPPIAVKVESELSGLFSPDKYSSLPGLLSAIREDVGRSNNNDQNRYLFLVPNVTVLNLETQEGVVRGIRVAVNDPVGAGEIVQNITVPEQGMVVLAANCVNSTRIARNSFPRPALLTKERMGANLMVHIRGNYLWKIRRTHLESLPILEEEGLLKDIFKDKVLQQAALQIEGTATDLNSNNLTGRFHFQFYAAPNAGNNAEYSLYQMIPDRDDLLEKAQQLKGEPDANEWITVGIRTCGEDFGDKEAPVEYSGVRSANTSWMDTSPSAKDRFGNPEGYVQLVETDEVLKLRNAQRAAAFQFIARLANVTVEEAGKKQGEPNANPNIVLVDAVEDGLGTTYHECGTLWMGENPETSVTDVHGRFHHVANAYCADQSLFPTAGSANPVPTGLALARKVALGITERYQEEKPFEDKDGDFQSLFNGNFPGVWRSVGAANFTPLQPLGQPPIIEAGKAGADSVLGLLYYQPKQFKDFVLRLEWKAFSIRANSGIFLRIPDPTGKSLDNSFYEACTEIQIDETGKNYRDDRNPQSIFGGFREKTGAIYTLAPAAQGMSKVIRPRFTADGPWNVYEITVQGDSIVVVLNGEKVSNTTIAAPKQREGYIALQCHTEIVQFRNIRIKEL, from the coding sequence AAATTAGCTAAATTCCTTAATCCATCAGGTGAACCTGTAATAGCACCAGGTGGTATTCAGGATACATCATTCAATCGTGATGCCCTTTCCAGGTTTGTTTGCAATACCCTAGATGAAGCTTTAGCAGCCGTACCAGGTGGCTTTGACGTTATTGTAGTTGGATCGGGAATGTATGGCGCATATTTTGCAACCGATATATATAACAAAACAAAGAATTTTGGGTCTGGTCGTCCTCGCCCTAAAATTTTAGTTCTTCAAGAAGGCCCATTTTTGATTCACGAACATTTCCAAAACCTACCTTTGGGATTAGGAGGACTTTATGAATTACCTCTTGCCAGTCTTCTACCTGAAGGACAATATCGAATCATTAACGCAAATGGTACATCAGAGGGACAAGGAGTTCCATTTGGACGCGATTTTGCCGGAAAATTCCGACCTCATCATCGTTGTGTTGGTGGGAAAGGTCTTTTTTGGGGTGGTTGGTCTCCTTCCTTGACTACTGCTGATTTGGTTCAGTGGCCAAACTCAGTCTCTGCATTCTTGAAGAGCGAACAGGGCTATGATTTTATCACTCAAGAAATTGGCGCAGATTACGATATTGATCGGCGTGGCAAAGAAGAGGACTTTATCTATGGCGGACTTTACGAAGCTTTACTCAAACGCTCTCGTAAATTAACTCCATTCAACATCCCAGTAGATAGTTATTCAATTGATCGTGTGCTTCAACCACCGATCGCAGTCAAAGTTGAATCTGAATTATCCGGATTGTTTAGTCCAGATAAATATAGCAGTCTACCTGGTCTGTTGAGTGCGATTCGGGAGGATGTAGGAAGGTCAAACAATAATGATCAAAATCGCTATCTATTTTTAGTACCAAACGTTACTGTCCTAAATTTAGAAACACAAGAGGGAGTTGTCCGAGGCATAAGAGTTGCTGTTAATGACCCAGTTGGTGCAGGCGAGATAGTTCAAAACATTACAGTTCCTGAGCAAGGGATGGTAGTTTTAGCCGCTAATTGTGTCAATTCAACCCGCATAGCCAGAAACTCTTTCCCTCGCCCAGCGTTACTTACAAAAGAACGTATGGGAGCTAACCTGATGGTTCATATCCGAGGTAATTATCTTTGGAAGATACGCCGCACCCACCTCGAAAGTTTACCTATCTTAGAAGAAGAAGGATTGTTAAAAGATATCTTCAAAGATAAAGTTTTACAGCAGGCAGCTTTACAGATTGAGGGTACAGCAACAGATTTAAACTCCAATAACCTCACTGGACGCTTTCATTTCCAATTTTACGCAGCACCCAATGCTGGCAATAACGCCGAGTACTCTCTTTATCAGATGATACCCGATCGCGATGACCTACTTGAGAAAGCCCAACAGCTAAAAGGTGAGCCAGATGCCAATGAATGGATCACCGTAGGGATAAGAACTTGTGGGGAAGATTTCGGCGACAAAGAAGCGCCAGTAGAATATAGCGGGGTACGTAGTGCCAACACTAGTTGGATGGATACCAGCCCCTCAGCTAAAGACCGTTTTGGCAACCCAGAAGGCTATGTTCAACTTGTGGAAACGGACGAGGTATTGAAACTTCGTAATGCACAGAGGGCAGCAGCTTTCCAATTCATTGCTCGGTTAGCCAATGTTACCGTTGAAGAAGCTGGCAAAAAACAGGGTGAACCTAACGCTAATCCCAATATCGTACTTGTTGATGCTGTTGAAGACGGCTTAGGAACTACTTATCACGAGTGCGGTACTCTTTGGATGGGGGAAAATCCAGAGACATCTGTAACTGATGTGCATGGACGCTTTCATCATGTTGCCAATGCTTATTGTGCCGATCAGTCCTTGTTCCCGACAGCAGGCTCCGCGAATCCTGTGCCGACAGGGTTAGCGCTGGCTCGTAAAGTAGCTTTAGGTATTACTGAGCGATATCAAGAAGAAAAGCCTTTTGAAGACAAAGATGGTGACTTTCAATCTCTCTTCAACGGTAATTTTCCTGGTGTATGGCGTTCTGTTGGGGCTGCCAACTTTACACCCTTACAGCCTTTAGGGCAGCCTCCTATTATTGAAGCAGGGAAAGCTGGCGCAGATAGTGTTTTAGGGTTGCTCTATTATCAACCGAAGCAATTCAAAGATTTTGTTCTGCGTCTAGAGTGGAAAGCCTTTTCTATACGTGCGAACTCTGGAATATTTTTACGTATCCCAGATCCTACAGGAAAATCCCTTGACAACTCTTTCTATGAAGCTTGTACAGAAATTCAAATCGATGAAACTGGGAAGAATTATCGAGATGATAGAAATCCTCAATCAATATTTGGGGGATTCCGTGAGAAGACAGGCGCAATTTATACTCTTGCTCCCGCAGCACAGGGTATGAGTAAGGTAATCCGTCCCAGATTTACAGCTGATGGGCCTTGGAATGTTTACGAGATTACTGTTCAAGGCGATTCGATTGTCGTAGTTCTTAATGGTGAGAAAGTATCTAACACTACTATTGCTGCACCAAAGCAGAGGGAAGGTTATATAGCCCTACAATGCCACACCGAAATTGTTCAGTTCCGCAATATCCGCATTAAAGAATTGTAA
- a CDS encoding peroxidase, producing the protein MPLDLTTNSGPIDQDNPKIADVLKDLQGNILNGHGRDHAAHIFIAFDKPNQIENVKKWIARLDVTSAKAQLDGTERYKREKVDAGLFTHFALSTSGYARLGIPVNKIPTGANPQKRTAPFYANSFQEGMKNRASVLLDPPTSNWESEFQNSIDAVLLLANDDPAELIAQEIKILEQLKDIATVRTIERGLTLRRKFDTADTTNPSNEFGVVVEHFGYADGVSQPIFLKKQYEREKSLKGTRFWEPAAPLKLVLIPDPNGKTADVSFGSFLVFRKLEQNVQGFKTAEAKLGESLGLPRELAGAMAVGRYEDGSPIVLQPGDGAWANTNKPAIPNDFNYQGDKLGLTCPFHAHIRKSNPRLESVKADGPFAKSKEEELGHRIARRGITYGGPLSSSDNLDDLPTNGVGLLFMCYQSDIWEQFEFIQRFWCNNPNFLEPGISGGTNPNYDKTGLDAVIGQKLGEQADPVINEAPKPPKNWPSQWGKSTVRPEIPDENQFGQFVTLKGGEYFFSPSISFLKNLSGSSPSK; encoded by the coding sequence ATGCCATTAGATTTAACGACCAATTCAGGGCCAATTGATCAAGATAATCCCAAAATTGCAGATGTTCTCAAGGACTTACAAGGAAACATCCTTAACGGGCATGGACGAGATCATGCTGCCCATATTTTTATCGCCTTCGATAAACCCAATCAGATCGAAAACGTCAAAAAGTGGATTGCTAGATTAGACGTTACTTCAGCTAAAGCCCAATTGGATGGAACAGAACGCTATAAACGAGAGAAAGTTGATGCGGGTTTATTCACCCATTTTGCTTTGAGTACTAGTGGTTATGCTCGTCTCGGCATCCCAGTAAACAAAATACCTACAGGAGCAAACCCACAAAAACGAACAGCTCCATTTTACGCCAATTCTTTTCAAGAAGGAATGAAAAATCGTGCCTCAGTTCTTCTTGATCCGCCTACGAGTAACTGGGAAAGTGAATTTCAAAACTCAATTGATGCAGTTTTGCTCCTTGCTAACGATGATCCGGCGGAATTAATCGCTCAGGAAATTAAAATTCTTGAACAACTCAAAGATATCGCCACAGTCAGAACCATCGAGCGTGGGCTTACCTTACGACGCAAATTTGATACTGCCGATACGACTAACCCTAGTAATGAGTTCGGTGTAGTTGTCGAACACTTTGGTTATGCTGATGGTGTTAGTCAACCTATCTTTCTTAAAAAACAGTACGAACGAGAGAAAAGCCTAAAAGGAACTCGTTTCTGGGAACCAGCTGCTCCTTTAAAGTTGGTTTTAATTCCCGACCCAAATGGCAAGACGGCAGACGTTAGTTTTGGCAGTTTCTTAGTTTTTCGCAAACTCGAACAGAATGTGCAAGGTTTCAAAACTGCTGAAGCTAAGTTAGGAGAAAGCTTAGGACTGCCAAGAGAATTAGCAGGAGCGATGGCGGTGGGACGTTACGAGGATGGTTCACCTATTGTCCTGCAACCTGGTGACGGTGCTTGGGCGAACACAAACAAACCCGCTATCCCCAACGATTTCAATTATCAAGGTGATAAGTTGGGTTTGACTTGTCCTTTTCATGCCCATATCCGTAAAAGTAATCCCCGATTGGAATCTGTGAAAGCAGATGGTCCTTTTGCTAAGTCGAAGGAGGAAGAACTAGGACACAGAATTGCTCGACGTGGTATTACCTATGGAGGACCTCTCAGCAGTTCTGATAATTTAGATGATCTTCCCACCAATGGAGTTGGATTACTTTTCATGTGCTACCAATCAGATATCTGGGAGCAGTTTGAGTTTATTCAGCGTTTTTGGTGTAATAATCCCAACTTCCTTGAACCTGGTATTTCTGGTGGCACAAATCCAAACTATGATAAAACGGGATTAGACGCGGTTATCGGTCAAAAACTGGGTGAGCAAGCCGATCCAGTGATTAATGAAGCTCCTAAACCCCCAAAAAATTGGCCATCACAGTGGGGTAAATCTACAGTCAGACCCGAAATTCCCGACGAAAATCAATTTGGTCAATTTGTCACTCTCAAAGGTGGGGAATATTTTTTCTCTCCTTCGATTAGTTTTTTAAAAAATCTCAGTGGTAGTTCACCAAGCAAATAA
- a CDS encoding DUF4082 domain-containing protein, with protein sequence MTIVNVLKKLSIASPFILTTALVSAPSVYASEAIQSFAGGSNFPAFNGTNQTIGWSFTANDNLSVTALGFYDQTLANPLSQSHLVGLWTSDGNLLASTTVQTTSPLTGSFRYQDITSVNLLAGMSYVIGAAITSPFSDIYTVPGFVNTAPEITLTGSARNGSSQGFSFPSTLTAGNGRIGPNFKFDVVTQAVPEPASMIGILGLGAFGITSLRKRKQLVTE encoded by the coding sequence GTGACAATCGTAAATGTACTAAAAAAGTTATCAATAGCTTCTCCTTTCATCCTGACAACAGCTTTAGTTTCTGCACCATCTGTATACGCATCTGAAGCGATACAGAGTTTCGCTGGTGGATCTAACTTCCCAGCTTTTAATGGTACAAATCAAACAATTGGTTGGTCATTTACTGCTAATGACAACCTCTCGGTTACTGCATTAGGTTTTTACGATCAAACTCTTGCGAATCCTCTATCACAATCCCACTTAGTTGGTTTGTGGACATCGGACGGGAATTTACTAGCTTCTACAACTGTCCAAACCACCAGTCCACTAACTGGAAGCTTTCGTTACCAGGATATTACGTCAGTCAATCTTCTTGCTGGAATGTCATACGTTATTGGTGCTGCAATAACTAGTCCATTTAGTGATATTTATACTGTTCCCGGATTTGTAAATACGGCTCCAGAAATTACTCTCACCGGTAGCGCCAGAAATGGTTCATCCCAAGGCTTTAGTTTTCCTTCAACCCTGACAGCAGGTAATGGTAGGATTGGCCCCAATTTCAAATTTGATGTAGTTACCCAAGCTGTTCCCGAACCCGCCTCCATGATTGGTATCTTAGGCTTAGGTGCTTTCGGTATCACGTCTCTTCGTAAACGTAAGCAATTAGTTACAGAATAA
- a CDS encoding transposase, translating into MSLFPKLLDQSQFNRRARRLEGMLEELRRFWVVELGAIFERTLLLDTKPVPVVGYKRDKLRSDFTGSPDYGWCASRKMNYFGYKLVLISTLNGIPLVYSLVPASTDERLAAESVLGCVRGCRILADKGFIGGQWQSDISKTTSNQIFTPYRANQLQEQPKAIDWFIK; encoded by the coding sequence TTGAGCCTCTTCCCAAAACTGTTAGACCAAAGCCAGTTCAACCGACGAGCCAGACGTTTGGAAGGAATGCTGGAAGAATTAAGACGTTTCTGGGTCGTGGAGTTGGGAGCCATATTTGAGCGTACCCTACTGTTGGATACAAAACCAGTACCAGTAGTGGGTTACAAGCGAGATAAACTCAGAAGTGATTTTACAGGCAGTCCTGATTATGGGTGGTGTGCCAGTCGGAAAATGAACTACTTTGGTTACAAATTGGTACTCATCAGTACTCTCAACGGTATACCCTTAGTTTACTCTTTAGTGCCTGCCAGTACTGATGAACGTCTTGCCGCCGAATCAGTTTTAGGCTGCGTTCGTGGTTGTCGTATCTTGGCTGACAAAGGATTCATTGGTGGTCAATGGCAGAGCGATATCTCCAAAACTACAAGTAATCAGATTTTCACCCCCTATCGAGCTAACCAATTACAAGAACAGCCAAAAGCAATTGATTGGTTTATTAAATAG
- a CDS encoding ABC transporter ATP-binding protein, which translates to MSIYQSLKKSYTQPRRRENDWRLFLRLVPYARRNGQLLALSMCLLIPIALANAVQPLLIGQVISLIRNEPSAYEFLRNRPLSEGLNILEGLLFVAIAIRLIFTGYQGYLVQKLGQQITAAIRQDLFQHVTSLAVRFFDRTPVGKLITRITSDVEVLGDVFSTGAIGIVSNLFSMLVILGLMFSIEWQLTCLLLLMLLPVTWLIVYIQQQYRKANYKGREELSILNSQLQENVLGINVVQLFRREKFNAELFRATNSRYTQQMDQTIFYDSFISATLEWIGLIAIAAVLCMGGWLLLGKSIAFGTLSAFVLYAQRLFDPLRDFAEKFTVIQAGFTAIERVGDILDEPIEIRDRANVRFSIFDAKFGYIDEIVANLESPDITSPPELGEICFDHVWFAYKNDDYVIKDLDFTIRPGEKVALVGPTGAGKTSIIRLLCRLYEPTKGRILIDGVDIREVPQAELRRYMAVILQEGFLFAGDVKSNISLGDGYTIEQIQQAAEQTNIAQFIEELPQGYDTQLRERGTNISSGQKQLLAFARAAIRDPQILVLDEATASLDVGTEALVQEALNQLMLRRTAIIIAHRLSTIRNVDRIFVLKRGELIEQGSHDELLEQGGLYATLHNLQMLGS; encoded by the coding sequence ATGAGCATCTATCAATCTCTCAAAAAATCTTATACGCAACCCCGTCGGCGTGAAAATGACTGGCGATTGTTTTTGCGTCTAGTGCCTTATGCCCGTCGTAACGGACAACTATTGGCGCTGTCGATGTGTCTACTCATACCCATCGCCCTAGCTAATGCCGTCCAACCTCTGTTGATTGGCCAAGTTATCTCCCTAATTCGCAATGAACCAAGCGCTTACGAATTTCTCAGGAATCGCCCCTTGTCCGAAGGGTTAAATATCCTGGAGGGATTGTTGTTTGTGGCGATCGCAATCCGATTGATTTTTACAGGGTACCAGGGTTATTTAGTACAGAAGCTAGGGCAACAAATCACCGCCGCAATTCGCCAAGACTTATTTCAACACGTAACATCCCTAGCAGTACGCTTCTTTGACCGCACACCCGTAGGTAAATTAATCACCAGAATCACCAGCGATGTGGAAGTCTTAGGCGATGTCTTTTCTACTGGGGCAATTGGCATCGTGTCCAATTTGTTTTCCATGCTGGTGATTTTGGGTTTAATGTTTTCCATCGAATGGCAACTGACTTGTTTGCTGCTATTAATGCTATTACCAGTTACCTGGTTAATTGTTTACATTCAGCAACAGTACCGCAAAGCCAATTACAAAGGGCGGGAAGAACTTTCTATATTAAACTCACAGCTACAAGAAAATGTCCTTGGCATTAACGTAGTGCAATTATTCCGCAGGGAAAAATTTAATGCCGAACTGTTTCGTGCCACCAACAGCCGCTACACTCAGCAAATGGATCAAACCATTTTTTATGATTCATTTATTTCAGCAACCTTAGAATGGATTGGGCTGATTGCGATCGCAGCTGTTTTGTGTATGGGTGGTTGGTTACTGTTAGGAAAAAGTATAGCTTTTGGGACTTTATCGGCATTTGTCTTGTATGCCCAGCGATTATTTGATCCTTTAAGAGATTTTGCCGAAAAATTTACAGTAATTCAAGCTGGTTTTACTGCCATTGAACGCGTAGGCGATATATTAGATGAACCGATAGAAATCCGCGATCGCGCCAATGTGCGCTTCTCAATATTTGATGCTAAATTCGGCTACATAGATGAAATCGTTGCAAATCTAGAATCCCCAGATATTACTTCCCCGCCTGAACTGGGAGAGATTTGCTTTGATCATGTCTGGTTTGCTTATAAAAATGATGATTACGTAATTAAAGACTTAGATTTCACCATTCGTCCTGGTGAAAAAGTGGCATTAGTTGGCCCCACCGGTGCGGGCAAAACTTCGATCATCCGGCTTTTATGCCGTCTCTATGAACCCACCAAAGGACGCATTCTCATCGATGGCGTAGATATTCGAGAAGTCCCACAGGCAGAACTGCGGCGCTACATGGCAGTAATTTTACAAGAAGGCTTTTTGTTTGCTGGCGATGTTAAAAGCAACATTTCTTTAGGAGATGGCTATACCATTGAACAGATTCAACAAGCAGCAGAGCAAACCAACATTGCCCAATTTATAGAAGAACTACCCCAGGGTTATGATACTCAACTTCGAGAACGAGGCACAAATATTTCTAGTGGTCAAAAGCAACTTTTAGCCTTTGCGCGGGCTGCTATTCGCGATCCACAAATTTTGGTGTTAGATGAAGCTACCGCTAGTTTAGATGTTGGCACAGAAGCTTTAGTGCAAGAGGCATTAAACCAGCTAATGCTCAGACGTACCGCCATTATTATCGCTCATCGCCTGTCTACGATTCGCAATGTAGACCGGATTTTTGTTCTCAAGCGTGGCGAATTAATCGAACAGGGAAGTCACGATGAACTACTGGAACAGGGAGGGCTTTATGCAACTTTGCATAACTTGCAGATGTTGGGAAGCTAG
- a CDS encoding aldo/keto reductase, whose amino-acid sequence MQKRKLGNSNLEVSAIGLGCMGMSFSYGPPKDTQEMTALLRVAIDRGITFFDTAEVYGPFTNEELVGEALAPFRGQVIIATKFGFDISPNSDPRGMKGSPGLNSRPEHIKEAVEGSLKRLKVETIDLLYQHRVDPNVPIEDVAGAVKELIQEGKVKHFGLSEAGVQTIRRAHAVQPITALQSEYSLWTRTPEKEVIPTLEELGIGFVPYSPLGKGFLTGKIDENATFDSSDFRSTLPRFTPEALKANQALINLLGSIAEQKQATPAQIAIAWLLAQKPWIVPIPGTTKLHRLDENIGAVSVELTPDDLRDIDDAASKITVQGARYPEKLEQMTGR is encoded by the coding sequence ATGCAAAAACGAAAACTGGGAAACAGTAATCTGGAAGTCTCGGCTATCGGGCTGGGCTGTATGGGAATGAGCTTTTCCTATGGCCCGCCCAAAGATACGCAGGAAATGACCGCTCTTCTTCGGGTCGCTATTGATCGCGGAATAACATTCTTTGACACCGCCGAAGTCTACGGCCCGTTCACAAACGAAGAGCTTGTGGGCGAAGCCCTCGCTCCCTTCCGGGGGCAAGTGATCATCGCCACCAAATTCGGGTTCGACATCAGTCCGAATTCTGATCCTCGCGGGATGAAGGGTTCACCCGGATTGAATAGCCGACCGGAGCATATTAAGGAAGCCGTGGAGGGTTCGCTCAAGCGACTCAAGGTCGAGACAATCGACTTGCTCTATCAGCACCGAGTTGACCCGAACGTGCCGATCGAAGATGTGGCAGGGGCAGTGAAGGAACTGATTCAGGAGGGTAAAGTGAAGCACTTTGGACTTTCTGAAGCAGGAGTGCAAACGATTCGTCGCGCGCACGCAGTTCAGCCGATCACTGCTCTACAGAGCGAATACTCGCTGTGGACGAGGACTCCTGAAAAGGAAGTGATACCGACCCTTGAGGAACTCGGAATTGGCTTTGTCCCGTACAGTCCACTGGGCAAGGGCTTTCTCACGGGCAAGATCGACGAAAACGCCACCTTCGACAGTTCCGACTTCCGCAGCACCCTGCCTCGCTTCACCCCGGAAGCGCTCAAGGCGAATCAAGCCTTGATTAATCTTCTTGGCAGCATTGCAGAACAGAAACAGGCGACACCTGCTCAAATTGCGATCGCCTGGCTGCTGGCGCAGAAGCCGTGGATTGTTCCGATCCCAGGCACCACAAAGCTGCATCGCTTGGACGAAAACATTGGCGCAGTCTCAGTTGAACTCACGCCCGACGATCTGCGTGACATCGATGATGCCGCCTCCAAGATCACGGTGCAAGGCGCTCGGTATCCCGAAAAGCTGGAGCAAATGACCGGTCGTTGA
- a CDS encoding SDR family oxidoreductase, which translates to MIQDKVVIITGASSGIGEASAKLLANKGAKVVLGARREQQLRQLVDEIQKAGGQAVYQVMDVVNPSDNAQIVKLAKETFGNVDVIFLNAGIMPTSPLSALKTDEWHQTVDINIKGVLNGIAAVLPTFISQKSGHIIATSSVAGLKAYPGGAVYGGTKWFVRNFMEVLRIESAQEGTNIRTATIYPAAINTELLSQITDPDAAEAMTKLYERYGISPDRVANVVAFAIDQPEDTNVNEFTIGPTTQPW; encoded by the coding sequence ATGATTCAAGACAAAGTTGTAATTATTACCGGCGCATCATCAGGGATTGGTGAAGCAAGTGCGAAATTGCTTGCCAACAAAGGAGCTAAGGTCGTATTGGGTGCGCGACGCGAGCAGCAATTGAGACAACTGGTTGATGAAATTCAAAAAGCTGGCGGACAAGCAGTCTATCAAGTGATGGATGTGGTTAACCCATCTGATAACGCCCAGATAGTCAAACTTGCCAAGGAAACATTTGGAAACGTAGATGTTATTTTCTTGAACGCTGGCATAATGCCAACTTCCCCACTTTCTGCATTGAAAACTGATGAATGGCATCAAACGGTTGATATCAATATTAAGGGTGTGCTAAATGGTATCGCTGCTGTGTTGCCAACGTTTATTAGCCAAAAATCTGGGCATATTATCGCAACTTCATCGGTGGCTGGATTAAAAGCTTATCCAGGTGGTGCGGTGTATGGTGGGACGAAATGGTTTGTACGCAATTTCATGGAAGTTCTACGCATAGAATCTGCTCAAGAAGGGACTAACATTCGGACTGCAACCATTTATCCTGCTGCAATTAACACGGAGTTGTTAAGTCAGATTACTGACCCAGATGCGGCTGAAGCAATGACAAAGTTGTATGAACGATATGGCATCTCACCTGATCGAGTAGCCAATGTTGTGGCGTTTGCGATTGACCAACCAGAAGACACAAACGTGAACGAATTTACGATTGGCCCAACCACGCAGCCTTGGTAA
- a CDS encoding alpha/beta hydrolase, producing the protein MKHLVILPLLISAIGTTTAAVALDKTQVSRQISQAPVQQSAVVNGADNFYKSDKVTMQKITFKNQYNMQVAGNLFIPKTLNPNAKNPAIIVGHPMGAVKEQSANLYAQKLADQGFVTLSLDLSFWGESEGQPRNVVSPDIYAEDFSAAVDFLGTQKIVDRNRIGILGICGSGSFAISAAKIDPRLKAIATVSMYDMGAANRNGLRRSTTLEQRKKAIAEAAEQRYVEFTGGETKYTSGTVHELNENSTAIEREFYDFYRTPRGEYTPQGSSPKQTTHPTLTSNIKFMNFYPFNDIETISPRPMLFITGDNAHSREFSEDAYKRAAEPKDLYIVPNAGHVDLYDRVNLIPWEKLTSFFNQHLTR; encoded by the coding sequence ATGAAACACCTCGTTATACTACCCCTCTTGATAAGTGCAATCGGCACGACGACGGCGGCAGTTGCGCTTGACAAAACACAGGTCTCGCGTCAGATATCCCAGGCACCCGTACAGCAGTCTGCTGTGGTCAATGGGGCGGACAACTTCTATAAGAGCGACAAGGTAACTATGCAAAAGATTACGTTCAAAAACCAATACAACATGCAGGTTGCTGGAAATCTCTTCATTCCCAAAACCTTGAATCCCAACGCTAAGAATCCGGCAATCATTGTTGGACACCCAATGGGCGCAGTCAAAGAACAGAGCGCAAATCTGTATGCCCAAAAGCTGGCTGACCAGGGATTCGTCACCTTGTCCCTCGATTTGTCCTTCTGGGGCGAGAGTGAGGGGCAGCCCCGCAACGTTGTTTCGCCGGATATTTATGCCGAGGATTTCAGTGCTGCGGTAGATTTTTTGGGTACCCAGAAAATCGTTGACAGGAACCGGATTGGCATTCTGGGGATTTGCGGTAGCGGGAGCTTTGCCATCAGCGCCGCCAAGATCGACCCGCGCTTGAAGGCCATTGCGACGGTCAGTATGTACGACATGGGTGCAGCCAACCGTAACGGGTTGAGGCGTTCTACGACCCTTGAACAGAGAAAGAAAGCGATCGCAGAGGCGGCTGAACAACGCTATGTGGAGTTCACGGGCGGCGAGACCAAATACACAAGCGGAACTGTGCATGAACTGAATGAGAACTCCACCGCTATTGAGCGTGAGTTTTATGACTTCTACCGCACTCCCAGGGGCGAATACACACCCCAAGGTTCATCGCCGAAACAGACAACGCACCCGACACTTACCAGCAACATCAAATTCATGAACTTCTACCCGTTCAACGACATTGAGACGATTTCGCCTCGTCCTATGCTGTTCATCACGGGTGACAATGCACATTCGAGGGAGTTCAGCGAAGATGCCTACAAACGCGCCGCCGAGCCAAAGGATCTCTACATCGTTCCCAATGCGGGACACGTCGATTTGTATGACCGAGTGAACCTGATTCCCTGGGAAAAACTTACATCCTTTTTCAATCAGCATCTCACTCGTTGA
- a CDS encoding SDR family oxidoreductase — translation MTTNENRKYTGKVAFVTGAANGIGRATALAFAREGANVVVADVSEQGNQETVHMIEELGGRAIAVKCNVTRSEDVKAALSKTIETFGRLDFAFNNAGVEQKNTATAEIEEEEWDRIVDIDLRGVFLCMKYEIPLLLKQGGGAIVNTSSGAGVIGIKGGAAYTAAKHGVIGLTKSAALDYASQNIRVNAVAPGYIDTPMMDRFTGGTAEGRKQVISEEPVGRMGQPEEIANAVVWLCSDAAAFVVGHALVVDGGQTVQ, via the coding sequence ATGACAACGAACGAGAATCGAAAGTACACAGGAAAAGTTGCGTTTGTAACCGGAGCAGCAAACGGCATCGGTCGAGCTACGGCGCTGGCATTTGCTCGTGAAGGCGCTAATGTAGTGGTCGCCGACGTGTCAGAACAGGGCAATCAAGAAACGGTACACATGATCGAAGAACTCGGCGGACGAGCGATCGCCGTCAAGTGCAATGTGACACGAAGCGAGGACGTGAAGGCGGCTCTTTCCAAGACCATCGAGACCTTTGGGCGGCTGGACTTTGCCTTCAACAACGCCGGTGTGGAGCAGAAAAATACAGCAACAGCGGAAATCGAAGAGGAAGAGTGGGATCGGATCGTAGACATCGACCTGCGTGGCGTTTTTCTGTGCATGAAGTATGAAATTCCGCTGTTACTCAAGCAAGGGGGCGGCGCGATCGTGAATACATCATCGGGTGCCGGGGTCATAGGCATCAAGGGCGGAGCTGCATACACCGCCGCAAAACACGGCGTGATCGGACTCACCAAGTCGGCGGCTCTTGACTATGCCTCGCAGAACATCCGTGTCAACGCCGTTGCCCCCGGTTACATTGACACACCGATGATGGATCGCTTCACTGGCGGCACTGCTGAAGGACGCAAGCAGGTAATTTCGGAGGAGCCGGTCGGACGGATGGGTCAGCCCGAAGAGATTGCCAATGCCGTTGTCTGGCTGTGTTCAGACGCGGCTGCCTTCGTCGTCGGACACGCCTTGGTCGTCGATGGCGGTCAAACGGTGCAGTGA